DNA from Laspinema palackyanum D2c:
TCGACAATTCGCCGGTGGTGTTGATATAATTCCGTAAGACGAAAATCCACCACAAACAAGAATCAACCGGCGTGACTCGCCCGATCGCGTGATTGCCAAAGTCCGCGAGTAAATATTCTTCATGTTTGCCGTGGACGACTTTGAAACTCGCGGGCATTAATCCTCGACCCGCTTCCAGAAAATCCAGTTGCCTTTCTTTGATTTGTAACTTTAAGGTTTGGACCAGAAAATTGCGAACAATTTCGGTTTGGCCTTTCATTAAAAAGACCAGTGCACAGGAGACAAAATCCCGGATAAAACACTGGTCATAATTGAGTGCTTCCGCACTGGGATCTGAAGCGGCAACGGTACCGACGGGATGACCGTTGTAATAAATAATCGATTTTTCCAGAACCTGCCATGCTTCGTCGAGGATAGTGCTGTCCGTACCCATTAATTCCCTGAGTGTACTGCTTTGCTAAACACTTCATTATAGCACCCCTTCAGGGCAATTCCCTGATTCTGGGTCAACCTTCAAAACAGGCGGTTTCTCGTCGGGACTGATGGCAGGACTTCAGTCTACCAATCTTCCCCAGCACCCCCACCGCCACTCTCCCCTCCCCCGAAATCACTGCTATCGCTACTACTGTCGCTACTGCTATCGCTACTGTAACTATAAACGGGAGGCGGGGGAGGCAAGGCAGGAAGGATGACGCATTGGGTGCTTTCGTTGCCGCAACAGTGGCAGCGATCGTGAATTTCCTGTCTGCCGGTACAATCGGTTGTCGGTTGCTGGATGACTTGTTCGGTGCGAGTGACGGTGAATTCCTGGCAGATGGCACATTCCAAAATGGCGGAGTTTTGAATATAACCGCGAATGTGAACCAGGTGATTGCCAGATTGGGGGTAACAATTCGTACATTGCCACCCGATAAAGTTGACGCTACCGAGGGTTTGAGCAGTGGTTTCCGCTGTTGTGAGTAAGGATTGCAAGGGGTAACCCTGGATTTTGTGGAGGGGATAGCGGCAAACCAGACAATGAGCAGGGCGATCGCACTCCCGAGGTCCCATAAAGCTCAGTTGGTCCTGAACCCGCGATCGCCCGGTGGGTGGTAGGAATACGGCATTAACGGGGGGTTGCAGACAGGGTATATCTTCGAGGAGTTCTTCGTGGCGATCGCAACAGTGGCAATCCTCGGTGATCCACTGTTTCCCGGTTCGATTCCAGGTGGGTTCTTCCACTATTTTTGTCACTTGGCGGGTGACGGTTAATTCTTGACAAGTGGGACAATTCGTAACATTAGATAACTGAGTTTCATAGCTGAGAATTTGAACCCCACCGATGGGATGACTGGGATAGCACCTTGCACAGAATGCTCCCTTAAATTCAACACTTCCGAGTTGTTGGGCGACTCGTTCCGGTGGAGTTAAATGGGAGTTTATTTCCGGTTCTTCTAAGGGTTTTAGAGGGTGTTTGCACTGATTACAATAAAGACGTTGCGGGTTTTGAAAGAGCTGGTTTGAGCGCGTTCTTCCGGTGGGTTCGATGAAAATTCGCCGTTTTTGCCGATAGACTGTTCCTCCGGCGATCGTTGCTAATGCGCCCCCTCCCCCTAACAACCAAGGTATCCAATCCCCGGGAACAGCTTCTGTTTCCATTTCAGTGATTAAGGGGGGAGGATCCGCTGCGATTACCGCGATTAACGCCTGGGTTCCGGCTAAAATTCCACCCTCAAAATTACCCTCTCGAAATCGAGGTGTCACTTGAGTTTTAAGTATATTTCCAACTTCAGCATCCGGCAGCAAGCTTTCCATTGCATATCCGGTTTCAATTTCCACCCGTCGCTCACCCACAGCGGTTAAAAATAACAGCCCATTATCGGCTCCAGATTTGCCAACTTTCCAGTGATTAAACAGTTCCGTTGTAAATACCTTGGAACTGGAGGATGGAGCCGTTGTCGGCACCGTCACCACGGCAATTTCTGCCCCCGTAGTTGCCTCCAATTCTGCTATCATCTGATTCAGTTGATTTTCAGTCTCATTGCTGAGAATATTTGCCATATCCGTCACCCATCCCCCATATTGTTGTCGGGGATTCGGAACCTCTTGGACGGTTAAGGCATGACTGAGCAGGGGAAATATTATCAGGGAAAATCCGAACAAGATTCCCCAAAATGTTTGCTTAATTCCAGTAGTTCGGGTAAACATTGGTTAATTTCACTCCAGTTTACAAAGCTAAATTTAGGGCAATTCGTTTCTAAATAAGGGGGAAAATATCAAGAGAATAGGTGACTATAATACCCGTTAAAAATCTCCTCCAGCACCGCCACCACCACTGCTGCCGCCGCCAAAACCACCTCCGCCACCACCTCCACCACCAAAACTACCACCGCCGCCATAACTCCCTCCATAACCACTACTACTGTCGTTCGTTAACCGGGGAATTTTTTGCTGAGTATCCTCGCGATAATTGCAAGATTGACATTCATAAATAATCTGGAGAATTCCCCCTTTTTCGTAGGTGGCTCGTTGCAGGGTTTTTTGTTCTACGACAATCATCGTGAATTCTTGACAATGGGGACATTCACTAAAGCGATGCTGATTGAGCAGATAGCGCCTGAGATGAAAGGTAGATGAAT
Protein-coding regions in this window:
- a CDS encoding TPM domain-containing protein translates to MFTRTTGIKQTFWGILFGFSLIIFPLLSHALTVQEVPNPRQQYGGWVTDMANILSNETENQLNQMIAELEATTGAEIAVVTVPTTAPSSSSKVFTTELFNHWKVGKSGADNGLLFLTAVGERRVEIETGYAMESLLPDAEVGNILKTQVTPRFREGNFEGGILAGTQALIAVIAADPPPLITEMETEAVPGDWIPWLLGGGGALATIAGGTVYRQKRRIFIEPTGRTRSNQLFQNPQRLYCNQCKHPLKPLEEPEINSHLTPPERVAQQLGSVEFKGAFCARCYPSHPIGGVQILSYETQLSNVTNCPTCQELTVTRQVTKIVEEPTWNRTGKQWITEDCHCCDRHEELLEDIPCLQPPVNAVFLPPTGRSRVQDQLSFMGPRECDRPAHCLVCRYPLHKIQGYPLQSLLTTAETTAQTLGSVNFIGWQCTNCYPQSGNHLVHIRGYIQNSAILECAICQEFTVTRTEQVIQQPTTDCTGRQEIHDRCHCCGNESTQCVILPALPPPPPVYSYSSDSSSDSSSDSSDFGGGESGGGGAGEDW